One segment of Spiroplasma cantharicola DNA contains the following:
- a CDS encoding AAA domain-containing protein: MSNIIENNAVKEIILDFSFLQNVQFKENPAALDQIIEQLDIRGINTCVEFQNFLRSSLAKKSFICLLDNKTRQFSKKDKSKSSYNGIIRIELDSKNQSLLPEGTYLGFYVNIDTMNASLIISSIFMTRLKPLAQEFETIIQESQILIIRNQGQIKDDELIRRNVLNSSNISQIGKLLSTFEEEKDKWLNYLEFSDDLLKLDRKKSLPYLGLNYQKVIRIDKIYFDSNLFEYEIKEFKTKAYKYLLVNSESYLKSKRIQYQISYVVTLDLLLDELEKVNKIKKTKDLSLVPIKMNKNILTTHELVKNIYEIFDFDLDKINEIKNILQVSNMLGVLEEEITFADYWIKNSKNIFLGEKKEFDTLMKNNPKEMQQWKIKKINFEIEEDFDESLFLNNNLESLSSGYLAYTGIGEDVLIERSKQVIKKISEGNTKNPYLINYLFNTKLVELSEVSNDIKIDDDQFTFTLNSEQKEAVIKAVNTKDIFILQGPPGTGKTQVISEIITQLTKLNRKVLISSQNHEAIKNVVDRLPIDPNLNKIRLTNQLNIKSQSSNGYSPDRVLYNYYKAIGKRAFDDMTNDENLIREFNNYKSELERLINANKSFYQNNTQVRLIQEKIDELNNQLISFKEKNLDKIRSKNLLKEELINVTNLIETISTKEFDASINVGERIITCFENSIKFELNNFVYMNLSFEPNDFLNPYLLIKEIVNDIFYKNEAFLEIKKAKSILNKYKRNADFDLAEKEESRIQGLEQILRTDTKINELNKIFETFLVSLRNLKVEIELRLQNRENETFIDLDLDKLEIEKNQLIVTKNNLGENAGSSARELRELIKIVNDKFSLNLGLTDIDLEDQVKSELKKLEKKLQDGKERKENFSEMYNSIINYLNNNYKITNNFEEELASKNFTGQTFKDSQKYINTILDNLVNVYSMTLTSTNLFKFTKDNFANKLGLEELNLRNMDVDVVIIDEASKATIIEILMPLIYGKALILVGDYRQLPPILKLQPNDVEDVNKHFKKDYSYNLMYELLDDSAFKKLIAAKNKNITTILKTQYRSHEQIMDIVNKFYDGQLKVESQVSEQKRHDLKIVNQFNKEIINSRNSVYWVDSTYNLKNEISYEQSEEFSTSLFNDLEIKITKELLTKLDKAVLSKNLKLKPSVAVISFYGLHVNKLKKEINASTFKNINLIINTVDDFQGKEADYVLVNLVRNPEKLSTKSGRDFLKKYERINVAFSRARELLIIVGAQRAVNDITVKIPTIDDPNISNSHQVYADIISKLDFEGSLLKPNEIMED, encoded by the coding sequence ATGTCAAATATTATTGAAAATAATGCAGTTAAAGAAATAATATTAGATTTCTCATTTTTACAAAATGTTCAATTTAAGGAAAATCCAGCAGCTTTAGATCAGATAATTGAGCAGCTAGACATAAGAGGTATAAATACTTGTGTGGAGTTTCAAAATTTCTTAAGAAGCTCATTGGCTAAAAAATCCTTTATATGTCTTTTAGACAATAAAACTAGACAATTTTCTAAAAAAGATAAGAGCAAATCATCTTATAACGGAATTATAAGAATTGAGCTAGATTCTAAAAATCAAAGTTTACTACCTGAGGGAACTTATCTAGGATTTTATGTAAATATTGATACTATGAATGCTTCTTTAATCATAAGTTCTATATTTATGACAAGATTAAAGCCATTGGCTCAAGAATTTGAAACAATAATACAAGAATCACAAATCTTAATAATTAGAAATCAAGGTCAAATTAAAGATGATGAGTTAATTAGAAGAAATGTTTTAAACTCATCTAATATTTCACAAATTGGTAAATTATTATCAACATTTGAAGAAGAAAAAGATAAATGGTTAAACTATTTAGAATTTAGTGATGACCTATTAAAATTGGATAGAAAAAAATCATTGCCCTATTTAGGGTTGAATTATCAAAAAGTAATAAGAATAGATAAAATTTATTTTGATTCAAATTTATTTGAATATGAAATAAAAGAATTTAAGACGAAAGCTTATAAATATTTATTAGTTAATTCTGAATCGTATTTGAAAAGTAAAAGAATTCAATATCAAATATCTTATGTAGTTACACTTGATCTTTTATTAGATGAACTAGAAAAAGTTAATAAAATTAAAAAAACAAAAGATTTATCTTTAGTTCCAATAAAAATGAATAAGAATATTTTAACAACTCATGAGCTTGTTAAAAATATTTATGAAATTTTTGATTTTGACCTTGATAAAATAAATGAAATAAAAAACATTTTGCAAGTTTCAAATATGTTGGGTGTTTTAGAAGAGGAAATAACTTTTGCAGATTATTGAATTAAGAATAGTAAAAATATTTTCCTTGGAGAGAAAAAAGAATTTGATACATTAATGAAAAATAATCCTAAAGAAATGCAACAATGAAAAATAAAAAAAATAAATTTTGAAATAGAAGAGGATTTTGATGAATCACTTTTTTTAAATAATAATTTGGAGTCTTTAAGTTCAGGCTATCTTGCATATACTGGTATTGGTGAAGACGTTTTAATTGAAAGATCTAAGCAAGTTATTAAAAAAATATCAGAGGGAAATACAAAAAACCCTTACTTAATTAATTATTTATTTAATACAAAATTAGTAGAATTATCTGAGGTTTCAAATGATATTAAAATAGATGATGATCAGTTCACTTTTACTTTAAATTCAGAACAAAAGGAAGCTGTAATAAAAGCTGTTAATACAAAAGATATTTTTATTTTACAAGGTCCTCCTGGAACAGGTAAAACACAAGTTATTAGTGAAATTATTACTCAATTAACTAAACTGAACAGAAAAGTTCTTATATCAAGTCAAAATCATGAAGCCATTAAAAATGTTGTTGATAGATTACCAATTGACCCTAATCTTAATAAAATAAGATTAACAAATCAATTAAATATAAAGTCACAATCTTCAAATGGTTATTCTCCAGATAGAGTGCTTTACAATTATTATAAGGCAATTGGAAAAAGAGCTTTTGATGATATGACAAATGATGAAAATCTAATAAGAGAATTTAATAATTATAAAAGTGAATTGGAACGATTAATAAATGCAAATAAAAGTTTTTATCAAAATAATACTCAAGTTAGATTAATTCAAGAAAAAATTGATGAATTAAATAATCAATTAATATCTTTTAAAGAAAAAAACTTAGATAAAATAAGATCTAAAAATTTATTAAAGGAAGAATTAATTAATGTAACAAATTTAATTGAAACAATATCTACAAAGGAATTTGATGCTTCTATTAATGTAGGAGAAAGAATAATTACTTGTTTTGAAAATTCAATTAAATTTGAATTAAATAATTTTGTATATATGAACTTAAGTTTTGAACCAAATGATTTTTTGAATCCATATTTATTAATAAAGGAAATTGTTAATGATATTTTTTATAAAAATGAGGCTTTCTTAGAAATTAAAAAAGCAAAATCAATTTTAAATAAATATAAAAGAAATGCAGATTTTGATTTAGCTGAAAAAGAAGAAAGTAGAATTCAGGGATTAGAACAAATTTTAAGAACGGATACTAAAATTAATGAGTTAAATAAAATATTTGAAACTTTCTTAGTTAGTTTGAGAAATTTGAAAGTAGAGATTGAATTAAGATTACAAAATAGAGAAAATGAAACTTTTATTGATCTCGATTTAGATAAATTAGAAATTGAAAAAAATCAATTGATAGTAACAAAAAATAATTTAGGAGAAAATGCTGGTTCGAGTGCAAGAGAACTTAGAGAGCTCATAAAAATTGTCAATGATAAATTTTCTTTAAATTTAGGTCTAACAGATATTGATTTAGAAGATCAAGTGAAATCTGAACTAAAAAAATTAGAAAAAAAATTACAAGATGGTAAAGAAAGAAAAGAAAATTTCTCAGAAATGTATAACTCAATAATTAATTATTTAAATAACAATTATAAAATAACTAATAATTTTGAAGAAGAATTAGCTTCAAAAAATTTTACGGGACAAACTTTTAAAGATAGTCAAAAATATATAAATACTATTTTAGATAATTTAGTTAATGTATATTCAATGACATTAACTTCTACTAATTTATTTAAATTTACAAAAGACAATTTTGCAAATAAATTGGGATTAGAAGAATTGAATTTAAGAAATATGGATGTCGATGTTGTTATAATTGATGAAGCTTCAAAAGCAACAATTATAGAAATTTTAATGCCGCTAATTTATGGGAAAGCATTAATATTAGTAGGTGATTATAGACAATTACCTCCAATTTTAAAGTTGCAGCCAAATGATGTTGAAGATGTTAATAAGCATTTTAAAAAAGATTATAGTTATAATTTAATGTACGAATTATTAGATGACTCTGCATTCAAGAAACTTATTGCAGCAAAGAATAAAAATATAACTACAATTTTAAAAACACAGTATAGAAGTCATGAACAAATTATGGATATTGTAAATAAGTTTTATGATGGACAACTAAAAGTTGAATCACAAGTAAGTGAGCAAAAGAGACATGATTTAAAAATAGTTAATCAGTTTAATAAAGAAATTATTAATTCAAGAAATTCTGTGTATTGAGTTGATTCTACATATAATTTAAAAAATGAAATTAGTTATGAGCAAAGTGAAGAATTCTCAACAAGTTTGTTTAATGATCTAGAAATAAAAATAACAAAGGAATTATTAACTAAACTTGATAAAGCTGTGTTATCTAAAAATCTAAAATTAAAACCAAGTGTTGCTGTAATTAGTTTTTATGGACTACATGTAAATAAATTAAAAAAAGAAATTAATGCTTCAACTTTTAAAAATATAAATTTAATTATTAACACGGTTGATGATTTTCAAGGAAAAGAAGCAGATTATGTTTTAGTGAATCTAGTTAGAAATCCAGAAAAGTTATCAACTAAATCTGGAAGAGATTTTTTAAAGAAATATGAAAGAATAAATGTTGCATTTTCAAGAGCAAGAGAATTGTTAATAATAGTTGGAGCTCAAAGAGCAGTAAATGACATAACAGTTAAAATACCAACGATTGATGACCCAAACATTTCAAATAGTCATCAGGTTTATGCTGACATAATTTCAAAACTAGATTTTGAAGGAAGTTTATTAAAACCAAATGAAATAATGGAGGATTAA